In Papaver somniferum cultivar HN1 chromosome 9, ASM357369v1, whole genome shotgun sequence, the genomic stretch GGACTTGGTGGAAATTGAATGTCAAATGTGGGCAAGCAAAGGAATAAACATCAAATACGAAATCAGAAGTAACAGAAATGGGTATAAAGCTGGAGCTCTTAAAGAAGGATTGAAACACGCCTATGTTGAGACGTGTGATTTCGTTGCTATTTTTGATGCTGACTTCCAGCCTGATCCTGACTTCCTCTGCCAAAGCATTCCCTATTTCGTTCATAACCCTGATATTGGCCTTGTCCAAGCTCGTTGGAAGTTCGGTAATAAGCtcaatattaaaataattataGTAGGACTGCAAAGTACATGTTAAGTTTATATTTCAACTTTACTAGATAATGATAGCTAAACAGTACATTGgggtgtaatttttttttgcagtGAATGCGAATGAATGTTGGATGACCCGAGTCCAAGAAATGTCACTGAATTACCATTTCCGGGTAGAACAAGAAGTTGGTTCCTCCACCTACGCTTTCTTTGGTTTCAATGGTACCGCTGGTGTTTGGAGAATTGATGCTATCAAAGAAGCTGGAGGATGGAAAGATCGCACAACTGTAGAGGACATGGATTTGGCAGTTCGTGCAAGTCTCATGGGTTGGAAATTTGTCTATATTGGTGACCTCAAGGTATGACATTTTCATCCTTTTTCAATATGCATATGTGGCATACAAATTTGCTTAATTTGTGCATGAAATGCAAAGGTGAAAAGTGAATTACCAAGCACTTTCAAGGCGTTTCGTTATCAACAACACCGATGGTCTTGTGGACCTGCAAATTTATTCAGAAAGATGGTCCTAGAAATAATTAAAAACAAGGTGAATTATATTTTCCACAGATTTCTTGTTCATACGCAAAAAGTGGAGTGACCATTTTTTGTCTTAACAATGTTTAACATGTCTCTTTGTGCAGACGGTAAACCTGTGGAAGAAAATTTATCTGATGTACAGTTTTTTCCTTGTACGAAAGATTGTAGCCCATATTGTGACATTTTTATTTTACTGCGTCGTAATTCCGATGTGTGTGTTCTTTCCGGAAGTTGTGATTCCGTTGTGGGGTTTATTTTATATGCCAACAGTCATAACTATTCTCAATGCAATTGAAACACCAAGGTAATTTTCAAGTTGCATCCAATTTTCAATCACCGATAATCTTCGACAATATTTGGTCGCTCCTGATCACGGAAGTCATTATTGCAGGTCAATTCACCTAGTAATATGCTGGGTTCTTTTCGAAAATGTCACGTCGCTTCATCGAACCAAAGGTACATTTATCGGTTTATTTGAAGCCGGCGGAAGGGTAAACGAATGGGTTGTTACTGAAAAACTTGGAGATGCACtactaaaatctaaagagaatAATAGTCCTGCAATAAAATCATCAAGGAAATCAAGATTTGCAATATTCCGAGAAAGGTAAAAAACATGTTGCATTTCCTTACATACCTAATTATTATTGTGTAATTTTCAGATAAAATTTGTTAATTTCCTGATTTTTCTGTTTGGTTCATGAACAGACTTCATTTGTTGGAGCTCGGCATGGGAACGTACATTTTAGTGTGTGCATGCTATGATGTTGTGTTTGGGAAGTACTGGTACTTCATTTACTTGTTTGGCCAAACGATCGCCTTCTTTGTCATGGGGTTTGGTTACGTCGGCACCTTGATTCCACCATCTTAAGCTGCTGCGAATATTGATGTGGTGGTTATTTGCAAATCTTTCAGGTGTCATTCTTGACAATCTCACAAATGGTTTCCGGAACCAGTAAAATCTATGATAAAATTTAAGAATTAAACCGACTATCAACTGAAGTGGTGTCATTTatttttgtgcaatttttatcTTTTAGCCAGTACCGAATAGGAACAAGCTGAACAGTTAAAGACACTAGAGGAAGAATTCACAAAAAAACTGGTTCCTCCCTTCTTGGTGCACCACCCAATTCAGATTTCCGAAGATATTCTGCTCAGGATACTTCCATGTAACTTGGAGTATTTATAGTGTCTGTCTGCTTGTTAGCTTACCCTCTCCGATGACAACAAGTGTTTTTGTTTCAGTTATTACCAATAACCCTTTCGTAGAAGCACATGAACTTTGAGCAAACGGATGTGCCACTTTGTTTGCGAATTTAGTTTGTAGAACTGACACATTGATTATTGATACATCCGAGGGTGGGTAACAGGCCATCCATGTCTACAGCTTCCTCCACCCCAGTGTGGGCTTTCCGCAGCAGCAACAAATATGaactcatgattctttgaaaagCCCAACAATGGGGGAATTAAATGTATCTTTGAAAATACAAAGAGAacgagaaattggggatatataaACTAATTGGAGATattggaaaaagacaaaaacatgATTTAAATAGGAAAACGAGGTTATCCCTTATCCGGATAATTTATATAATTCATAATCTACCAAGTTTAGTGATTAGTTATAATTAGCCAAattaatagattagtttgataataATTAGTTTGATAATGACTAGTATAAATCATTTTTACTGaattttgttgatgcaacaacattaagtcaacatatttatgatccgaaggtttaggtgaagaaccaacccaggaaagtaaacaagctgAACATCCAAGTGCTCCAACAACATTGAAATTTGTTTTTTTCATTGAATTTGCCAATGTTATGCCTGAAAAACTTGATGCCAGTATAGTAAAAGTATGAATACTATGCCAGTGGGGACCAaatcgacatggtattcatactttcaccatgctgatacacaatatcccccaattttgaaattgtaGTCGGAATTTTAAATATAAAGACTGCTCCTTAAGTACACTGCCGATATAGAAAATTCATTATCGATCACGCCAATAGTAGTGTCGGCATGGTACAATGCTTCACTTTCTATGCCGTCACATTatgc encodes the following:
- the LOC113314281 gene encoding glucomannan 4-beta-mannosyltransferase 9-like, whose translation is MDLVSLISETVIQLTGDGVVQELGVIWQHTRELLIVPILKFSVFICLTMSVMLFIERVYMGVVILFVKLSGRKPENRYKWAELKDDVETANSNYPMVLVQIPMYNEKEVYQLSIGAACALSWPSSRLIIQVLDDSTNPDIKDLVEIECQMWASKGINIKYEIRSNRNGYKAGALKEGLKHAYVETCDFVAIFDADFQPDPDFLCQSIPYFVHNPDIGLVQARWKFVNANECWMTRVQEMSLNYHFRVEQEVGSSTYAFFGFNGTAGVWRIDAIKEAGGWKDRTTVEDMDLAVRASLMGWKFVYIGDLKVKSELPSTFKAFRYQQHRWSCGPANLFRKMVLEIIKNKTVNLWKKIYLMYSFFLVRKIVAHIVTFLFYCVVIPMCVFFPEVVIPLWGLFYMPTVITILNAIETPRSIHLVICWVLFENVTSLHRTKGTFIGLFEAGGRVNEWVVTEKLGDALLKSKENNSPAIKSSRKSRFAIFRERLHLLELGMGTYILVCACYDVVFGKYWYFIYLFGQTIAFFVMGFGYVGTLIPPS